From one Butyricimonas faecihominis genomic stretch:
- the glpB gene encoding glycerol-3-phosphate dehydrogenase subunit GlpB, which yields MKFDTIIIGGGLSGLISGIYLSQRGQRCVIISSGQSALHFSSGSFDLLNNLPDGTSVQKPLDAISELVKQAPTHPYAKLGENKFKELARQAEEFLKNAGISTQGDHEENHYRVTPMGTLKPTWLTLKNLLISENEKCLPIQHPGLFNITGFLDFYMRFIADEFLKMGAKCSIHSINFPALENLRKNPTEMRSVNIARVFDKQENIKELARILKAESGDCDSIILPAITGLNREDVVDYLRKEINKPIYLLPTLPPSVPGIHTQQKLRSVFQQNGGVFMLGDNVLRADIKGNRISQIYSFNHGDIPFVGQNFILATGSYFSQGLIASTEKIYEPIFDLDVTFAPNRTQWYNSDVFDAQPYQSFGIKTDNMFRCTREGKIFENLYAAGAILEGFNPLKEGCGAGVSILSAMYIAEQILSK from the coding sequence ATGAAATTCGATACAATCATCATCGGTGGTGGCTTATCCGGCTTAATCAGTGGAATTTATTTGTCCCAACGGGGTCAGCGATGTGTTATCATATCATCGGGACAAAGTGCTTTGCATTTTTCTTCCGGGTCATTTGATTTGTTAAATAATTTACCCGACGGGACAAGCGTCCAAAAACCATTGGATGCGATAAGCGAACTCGTCAAACAAGCTCCCACGCATCCTTATGCCAAACTAGGCGAAAACAAGTTTAAGGAATTAGCCCGACAAGCGGAAGAATTTTTAAAAAATGCAGGAATTTCTACCCAAGGGGATCATGAAGAGAATCATTATCGAGTGACTCCAATGGGGACATTGAAACCCACATGGCTCACGCTTAAAAACTTATTGATAAGCGAAAACGAAAAATGTTTACCAATCCAGCACCCGGGCCTTTTTAACATCACGGGATTCCTTGATTTTTACATGCGATTCATTGCGGATGAATTCCTAAAAATGGGAGCCAAATGCAGTATTCATTCTATCAATTTCCCGGCTCTTGAAAATTTGCGCAAGAATCCGACAGAGATGCGCTCCGTTAATATTGCCCGGGTATTTGACAAGCAAGAAAATATAAAAGAATTAGCCCGGATACTAAAAGCGGAAAGCGGAGATTGTGATTCAATTATTTTACCCGCGATCACGGGGTTGAACCGGGAAGATGTGGTAGATTACTTGCGAAAAGAAATCAACAAGCCAATCTATCTCTTGCCAACTCTTCCTCCTTCCGTTCCGGGTATACATACACAACAAAAACTTCGTTCTGTCTTCCAGCAAAATGGAGGCGTTTTCATGCTGGGAGATAATGTTTTACGCGCAGATATAAAAGGTAACAGAATTTCACAGATTTACTCTTTCAATCATGGGGACATTCCTTTCGTTGGACAAAATTTTATTCTTGCCACAGGAAGCTATTTCAGTCAAGGATTGATTGCCAGTACAGAAAAAATATACGAACCAATTTTTGATCTCGATGTAACATTTGCCCCGAATAGAACACAATGGTATAATAGCGATGTGTTTGATGCACAACCTTATCAATCTTTCGGGATCAAAACCGACAACATGTTCCGTTGTACCCGAGAAGGCAAAATCTTTGAGAATCTTTATGCAGCCGGGGCAATCCTTGAGGGATTCAATCCTTTGAAAGAGGGATGCGGGGCAGGGGTTTCCATTTTGAGTGCCATGTATATAGCAGAACAGATTTTAAGTAAATAA
- the glpA gene encoding anaerobic glycerol-3-phosphate dehydrogenase subunit A, with product MKQNETTQSFDVIIIGGGATGAGTARDCSRRGIKTLLLERFDISTGATGRNHGLLHSGARYAVTDKESAEECIKENMTLRKIASHCVEETDGLFLSLPEDDLSYQAKFVEACKQAGIRADIIDPKEALRLEPSANRDIIGAVRVPDGAVDPFRLTASNVMDAKLHGATILTYQEVIEIMREQNRVIGVKVLDHKTNEIKSYYATIVVNAGGIWGHNIAKLVDININMLPSKGALLIFGHRVNNIVLNRCRKPADADILVPGDTICLIGTTSSKVPFEEIDHMKVTPEEVDMLLQEGEKMAPILAQTRILRAYAGVRPLVASDNDPSGRSVSRGIVLLDHATRDGLEGFITITGGKLMTYRLMAEWTTDLICKKLNLSAICTTATEKLPGSRESIEEISKKIISVPLTQRNSTIYRHGDMADRFSENTPLDNSLICECEEVSVGEAKYALNELDVNNLVDLRRRTRVGMGTCQGELCACRAAGLMSDMNKVCTNRAKADLASFLNERWKGMSPIAWGDTLRESEYTAWIYEGVCGLTSSSKK from the coding sequence ATGAAGCAGAACGAAACTACACAATCGTTTGATGTGATAATCATCGGAGGTGGCGCTACCGGCGCCGGAACTGCCAGAGATTGCTCTCGCAGGGGTATAAAAACACTTCTATTGGAAAGATTCGACATCTCAACCGGTGCCACGGGGAGAAATCACGGCTTATTGCACAGTGGAGCCCGTTACGCCGTGACCGACAAAGAGTCCGCAGAAGAATGTATCAAAGAGAATATGACGCTCCGCAAAATTGCCAGTCATTGTGTAGAAGAAACAGATGGTTTATTCCTAAGTTTACCCGAGGATGATCTCAGCTATCAGGCTAAATTTGTCGAGGCGTGTAAGCAGGCGGGAATTCGTGCGGACATCATCGACCCGAAAGAAGCATTACGTCTAGAACCATCTGCAAACCGGGATATTATCGGGGCGGTAAGAGTACCGGATGGCGCCGTGGACCCGTTTCGCCTGACAGCATCCAACGTGATGGACGCCAAATTACATGGAGCAACGATACTCACATACCAAGAAGTCATCGAGATCATGCGAGAGCAAAATCGGGTGATTGGAGTAAAAGTTCTAGATCATAAAACAAACGAAATCAAATCCTATTATGCTACTATTGTTGTCAATGCCGGAGGAATCTGGGGACATAATATAGCAAAACTTGTGGATATTAATATAAACATGTTGCCTTCGAAAGGAGCATTACTGATTTTTGGACATCGAGTAAACAATATCGTCCTGAACAGGTGTCGTAAACCAGCCGATGCTGACATTCTTGTTCCGGGCGACACGATCTGCCTCATTGGAACAACATCTAGTAAAGTGCCTTTTGAAGAAATTGATCACATGAAAGTAACCCCGGAAGAGGTTGACATGCTGTTACAAGAAGGGGAAAAGATGGCACCCATTCTGGCTCAAACTCGTATATTAAGAGCATATGCCGGAGTGCGCCCGCTAGTTGCGTCTGACAACGATCCTAGCGGCCGAAGTGTAAGTCGGGGAATCGTGCTCTTGGATCATGCAACCCGTGACGGGTTGGAAGGATTTATCACGATCACGGGAGGGAAATTAATGACCTACCGGTTAATGGCCGAGTGGACAACAGATTTGATATGCAAAAAACTCAACCTTTCTGCCATTTGTACGACAGCCACGGAAAAGCTTCCTGGTTCAAGGGAGAGTATAGAAGAAATCAGCAAAAAAATCATATCCGTACCTCTTACGCAACGCAATTCGACGATTTACAGGCATGGAGATATGGCCGATCGTTTTTCTGAAAATACGCCATTAGACAATAGCTTGATATGTGAATGCGAAGAGGTTTCTGTTGGCGAGGCAAAATACGCCTTAAACGAGCTGGATGTAAACAATCTGGTTGACTTGAGACGAAGAACTCGCGTCGGTATGGGAACCTGCCAAGGAGAACTTTGTGCGTGTCGTGCGGCTGGTTTAATGAGCGATATGAATAAAGTATGCACGAATAGAGCCAAGGCTGATCTTGCTTCTTTCTTGAACGAAAGATGGAAAGGGATGTCACCCATTGCCTGGGGAGACACGTTGCGCGAGAGTGAGTATACGGCCTGGATTTATGAAGGCGTTTGTGGTTTAACATCATCATCTAAGAAATAA
- a CDS encoding glycerophosphodiester phosphodiesterase family protein, whose protein sequence is MVNKSWRIAMACSIALAFMSCENQKFNDTFVDSERVHVDTLSTELQKVRDYVPQYAVVAHRGSTYWTPEETEAAYRWAREMGADYLEADLQVSKDGVILALHDTDLKRTTNIEDVFGERFPEKTRREYYDLLGYSAQKIDSLIDVDKKAFVPNYPCSYTYYELMLLDAGTWFNQDAVSQEQARKGFSENHQYISTLQDLIMYSKGFKLERYAQDAPLPTGHVNIWGDALENERVVKKMVATNEEFSNPVNFGVKDKVVRYEFGYVKDDLGTSGNIPGIYIEFKEPWLNPSNFEQMVYNELKMENVTGFAEKLNMNIIAGGEESESNPFYKDGKINVGNTNGKVILQTFSLQSLTRVCDLFDGQVPMCFLLWKGTGATDLTYDDPQGYASFINLAVKYKAHFIGPCIAGAPNNYPELNYPWQHNLIHRAKMKNHPYSFDTYDQMAKYFGQYNWGSDGGSRYEAPYLDAFFTNHTDMSLQYMVDFGYRKSPAPTEIPDAREVLDNLGYEK, encoded by the coding sequence ATGGTTAATAAATCATGGAGAATTGCAATGGCATGTAGCATAGCCTTGGCTTTCATGTCATGCGAAAATCAGAAATTTAACGACACGTTTGTTGACTCTGAGCGTGTACATGTAGACACCCTATCAACAGAATTACAAAAAGTACGGGATTACGTTCCCCAGTATGCAGTAGTAGCTCACCGTGGTTCCACGTACTGGACTCCGGAAGAAACCGAAGCTGCTTATCGTTGGGCTCGTGAAATGGGAGCCGATTATCTGGAGGCAGACTTACAGGTTTCTAAGGACGGTGTTATTCTAGCCTTGCATGACACGGACTTAAAACGTACCACAAATATTGAAGATGTTTTTGGTGAAAGATTCCCGGAAAAAACAAGAAGGGAATATTATGACCTTTTAGGTTACAGCGCACAAAAAATCGATTCATTGATTGACGTGGATAAAAAAGCATTCGTTCCCAACTATCCCTGCTCTTATACTTACTACGAATTGATGCTTTTGGATGCAGGAACTTGGTTCAATCAAGATGCTGTTAGTCAAGAACAAGCCCGTAAAGGATTTTCTGAGAATCATCAATACATCTCTACCCTTCAGGACTTGATCATGTATTCCAAAGGATTCAAATTGGAAAGGTATGCTCAAGATGCCCCACTACCCACAGGTCATGTAAATATCTGGGGAGATGCTCTCGAAAATGAAAGAGTCGTAAAAAAGATGGTTGCAACGAATGAAGAATTCAGTAATCCGGTAAACTTCGGTGTAAAAGATAAAGTTGTTCGTTATGAATTCGGCTATGTTAAAGATGATCTCGGTACGAGTGGAAACATCCCCGGAATTTATATCGAATTCAAAGAGCCGTGGTTAAATCCATCTAACTTTGAACAAATGGTATACAACGAGTTAAAAATGGAAAATGTAACCGGATTCGCTGAAAAGCTTAACATGAACATTATCGCCGGAGGTGAAGAATCTGAAAGCAATCCTTTCTACAAAGACGGTAAAATTAACGTTGGTAACACGAATGGAAAAGTTATTCTTCAAACTTTCTCGTTACAAAGTTTAACTCGCGTATGCGACCTATTTGATGGTCAAGTTCCGATGTGTTTCTTGTTATGGAAAGGAACCGGAGCAACAGACTTAACTTACGATGATCCTCAAGGATATGCCTCTTTCATCAACTTGGCAGTAAAATACAAAGCACATTTCATTGGACCCTGTATTGCCGGAGCCCCGAACAACTATCCTGAATTAAATTATCCGTGGCAACACAACTTGATCCACCGTGCAAAAATGAAGAATCACCCGTATTCATTCGATACTTATGACCAAATGGCTAAATATTTCGGCCAATACAACTGGGGAAGTGATGGTGGTTCCCGTTACGAGGCTCCTTACTTGGATGCATTCTTCACGAACCACACGGATATGAGTCTTCAATACATGGTTGACTTTGGTTACAGAAAATCTCCCGCACCAACGGAAATTCCGGATGCACGTGAGGTACTGGATAATTTAGGTTACGAAAAATAA
- a CDS encoding site-specific integrase, with translation MRSTFKLLFYVKRNVPKSDNSLPLMGRITINKGIVQFSLKMSVPPELWDSKAGKAMGKSEKAKDINRQLEQIRVTINNRYQEMIQAGGGVTAEQVKNAYLGIGIKQDMFLKLFAWHNELFARKVGNGRTQNTYKKYCNLYKLMQAYILKEYNREDISLKELNLSFINGFEHFLRTVRGCCTNTIWLYMIGVKHIISVARNEGLLVVNPFAGYMISPEQVDRGFLSEEELQLLMKAPMKNKSYELVRDLFVFAAFTGLAYSDIKNLTKNNLQTFLDGHLWIITRRQKTNVDSNIRLLDVPKRIIAKYEGKTGDDRLFAVPSNWSCNNILKNIGKQCGFKIKLTFHVGRHTFSTSLTLAKGMPIETVSRILGHTNIKTTQIYAKITNEKVSRDMELLSQKLAGLEKQLTATI, from the coding sequence ATGCGTAGTACATTCAAGTTGTTATTTTACGTCAAGCGTAACGTTCCCAAAAGTGATAACAGCCTACCATTAATGGGAAGAATAACTATAAACAAGGGAATTGTTCAATTCAGTCTTAAAATGAGCGTTCCACCTGAATTATGGGACAGTAAGGCAGGGAAAGCCATGGGGAAAAGTGAGAAAGCGAAAGATATAAACCGGCAGTTGGAACAAATTCGGGTAACAATAAACAATCGTTATCAAGAAATGATACAAGCGGGTGGAGGTGTTACAGCTGAACAAGTAAAAAATGCTTATTTGGGAATTGGTATAAAGCAAGATATGTTTCTCAAGTTGTTCGCTTGGCATAATGAATTATTTGCTCGTAAGGTAGGTAACGGTCGAACCCAGAATACGTACAAAAAATATTGTAATCTTTATAAACTAATGCAAGCTTACATTCTGAAAGAATATAATCGTGAAGATATATCATTAAAAGAATTAAATCTCTCTTTTATTAACGGTTTCGAGCATTTTTTACGTACGGTCCGGGGATGTTGTACAAATACAATTTGGTTGTATATGATTGGAGTAAAGCATATTATCTCCGTTGCACGAAATGAAGGGTTACTTGTTGTTAATCCATTTGCAGGTTATATGATCAGTCCTGAACAAGTGGATCGGGGCTTTCTTTCGGAAGAGGAACTACAATTGTTAATGAAAGCCCCCATGAAAAATAAATCCTATGAGCTTGTGCGTGATCTATTTGTTTTTGCGGCATTTACGGGATTGGCCTATTCCGATATTAAAAATTTAACCAAGAATAACCTGCAAACATTCTTGGATGGCCATTTATGGATCATCACGCGTAGGCAGAAAACAAATGTCGATTCGAATATCCGACTATTGGATGTACCCAAACGAATAATTGCAAAATATGAAGGCAAGACCGGGGATGATCGTTTATTTGCCGTTCCAAGTAACTGGTCATGTAATAATATATTAAAAAACATCGGTAAACAATGCGGATTCAAGATTAAACTTACTTTTCACGTGGGACGTCACACCTTTTCAACTTCGCTTACATTGGCGAAAGGAATGCCCATTGAAACCGTAAGTCGAATTCTAGGCCACACAAATATAAAAACCACGCAGATTTATGCAAAGATAACGAACGAGAAGGTGAGCAGGGATATGGAACTTCTTTCACAGAAATTAGCTGGATTAGAAAAACAACTAACAGCGACAATCTAG
- a CDS encoding porin, whose translation MKKYILLPAMMVAAMLSTTAVKAQEDVNPLLKYVNKENNLKASIGGRMFADVAYYHTEWTPMKSGAAITDARIHASLTYGKLFIYADFGFGNGEFSQKNLFAQYTFKESLKGIHLVKAGYYNEPSSMSMMTSSYNYHFISRPSVSQALDPGRSLGATYKFFNRHFFADQGIFSQLKYNEQEEGYQGFSLSGRWLWKPINDNNITLQFGTGLRYQRINGGEVYQDGVYKTNMHVAANMQTYVDETTKFLSCDLPWAKDAFTISPEFLFKSDRVFARGEFIWKKVWKDRDDQTLFESQLGGQQSWTNVEGWRSGNKLRPTIMNGGYVEFGYLLCGKAYTYDDEYGLLKGMGDKGGLELVARYSCTNLTDITDGDIFLIGNHKFYPNGKVVDYPYSSSIDGGTMHSVTLGLNYSFNQYIKIMGEYQYANLSNVYFPDDENFHQLQLRVMFAF comes from the coding sequence ATGAAAAAATACATATTATTACCTGCCATGATGGTAGCCGCGATGTTATCTACCACTGCAGTGAAAGCCCAAGAAGATGTAAATCCTTTATTGAAATATGTCAATAAAGAAAACAATCTTAAAGCAAGCATCGGTGGTCGTATGTTTGCAGACGTAGCTTATTATCACACGGAATGGACCCCGATGAAATCCGGTGCTGCCATCACGGACGCTCGTATTCACGCCTCTTTAACTTACGGAAAATTGTTTATCTACGCGGACTTCGGCTTCGGTAACGGTGAATTCAGCCAAAAAAACCTATTCGCACAATATACCTTCAAAGAAAGTTTAAAAGGAATCCATTTGGTAAAAGCCGGTTATTATAACGAGCCGTCAAGCATGAGCATGATGACCAGCTCATATAACTATCACTTTATCAGCCGCCCGTCAGTTTCCCAAGCATTGGATCCGGGACGGTCACTGGGAGCCACTTACAAATTCTTCAACAGACATTTCTTTGCCGATCAAGGTATTTTCTCTCAATTGAAATACAACGAGCAAGAAGAAGGTTATCAAGGATTTAGCTTAAGTGGACGTTGGTTATGGAAACCTATCAACGATAACAACATCACCTTACAATTCGGTACAGGATTACGTTACCAAAGAATTAACGGTGGAGAGGTTTACCAAGATGGTGTTTATAAAACGAACATGCACGTGGCAGCCAACATGCAAACTTACGTGGATGAAACTACTAAATTTTTAAGTTGTGACCTTCCTTGGGCAAAAGATGCCTTCACGATCAGTCCTGAATTCTTATTCAAGAGCGACCGTGTATTTGCTCGCGGAGAATTCATCTGGAAAAAAGTATGGAAAGACCGTGATGATCAAACCTTGTTTGAAAGTCAATTAGGTGGCCAACAAAGTTGGACGAATGTTGAAGGATGGAGAAGTGGAAACAAATTGCGTCCCACGATCATGAACGGTGGTTACGTGGAATTCGGTTACCTGCTTTGCGGTAAAGCTTATACCTACGATGACGAATACGGTTTATTAAAAGGCATGGGTGACAAAGGCGGTTTGGAACTCGTAGCTCGCTACTCTTGCACGAACTTAACAGATATTACTGACGGGGACATTTTCTTGATTGGTAATCACAAGTTCTACCCGAACGGAAAAGTTGTAGACTATCCCTATTCTTCTAGTATTGACGGGGGTACCATGCACTCGGTAACACTTGGATTGAATTATTCTTTCAATCAATACATTAAAATCATGGGAGAATATCAATATGCTAACTTGAGTAACGTATATTTCCCAGATGACGAGAATTTTCATCAACTGCAATTACGAGTAATGTTTGCATTCTAA
- the pgtP gene encoding phosphoglycerate transporter protein PgtP yields the protein MWNFLKPAPHKDLLPEGKIDSTYKSLRWQVFVGIFIGYAGYYIVRKNFSMAMPFLTDPAGPYGFDKGSLSIVLSLNAVAYALSKFLMGSVSDRSNARVFLPLGLALAALSMMFMAVPIELFGASTTSIVIMAVLNFLVGWFNGMGWPPCGRVMTHWFSVKERGTKMSIWNCAHNVGGALVGPMAVYGAMWFGSWFYGVDSSKYFIIGTYIFPAAVALFVALLAYVLIRDTPQSCGLPTIEKWRNDYPKNYSEKQEEVLTTREIFFKYVLNNKMLWFIAIANAFVYMVRYGCLDWAPTYLKEAQGYDIKEAGWAYFAYEFAAIPGTLVCGWLSDVVFKGRRAITTIIFMALVALFIFLYWQFSDNYMIVTLSLIAIGFFIYGPVMLIGVQALDLAPKNAAGTSAGLTGFFGYFFGTAILANVVMGYVAESSFGWDGTFVLLLIACALSIVFVGFTYKEEQYLVQNRK from the coding sequence ATGTGGAATTTTTTAAAACCAGCACCTCACAAGGATTTATTACCGGAAGGTAAGATCGACTCGACTTACAAGAGCCTGCGTTGGCAGGTCTTCGTCGGCATCTTCATCGGTTACGCCGGCTATTACATCGTGCGGAAGAACTTCTCGATGGCGATGCCGTTTCTAACAGACCCCGCCGGACCTTACGGGTTCGACAAGGGATCGCTGAGTATCGTGTTGTCGTTGAACGCGGTGGCCTACGCCCTGTCGAAGTTCTTGATGGGGAGCGTTTCGGATCGTAGCAACGCCCGCGTGTTCCTTCCTCTAGGATTGGCACTGGCGGCCCTGTCCATGATGTTCATGGCCGTGCCGATCGAGCTGTTCGGGGCAAGCACGACCTCCATCGTGATCATGGCGGTGTTGAACTTCCTAGTCGGGTGGTTTAACGGGATGGGATGGCCTCCCTGCGGCCGCGTGATGACTCACTGGTTCTCCGTGAAGGAGCGCGGGACGAAAATGTCTATCTGGAATTGCGCCCATAACGTGGGTGGCGCTCTCGTGGGCCCGATGGCCGTGTACGGCGCCATGTGGTTCGGGTCGTGGTTCTACGGGGTGGACAGTTCAAAGTACTTTATCATTGGTACCTATATTTTCCCGGCGGCGGTGGCCCTGTTCGTGGCCCTGCTGGCGTACGTGTTGATTCGTGACACCCCGCAGTCCTGCGGGTTACCGACGATAGAGAAATGGCGGAACGATTACCCCAAGAATTACAGCGAGAAACAGGAAGAGGTCCTCACCACGAGAGAGATTTTCTTCAAGTACGTGCTGAATAACAAGATGTTGTGGTTTATCGCCATCGCTAACGCCTTCGTTTACATGGTTCGTTACGGTTGTCTGGACTGGGCCCCGACCTACTTGAAGGAGGCGCAAGGGTATGATATTAAAGAGGCCGGCTGGGCTTATTTCGCTTACGAGTTCGCGGCTATCCCCGGGACCCTCGTTTGCGGGTGGTTGAGTGACGTGGTGTTCAAGGGACGCCGCGCTATCACGACGATCATATTCATGGCCTTGGTGGCTTTGTTTATCTTCCTTTACTGGCAATTCTCGGATAACTACATGATTGTCACGCTATCCTTGATCGCCATCGGTTTCTTCATCTACGGCCCGGTGATGCTTATCGGGGTGCAGGCTCTTGACCTCGCTCCCAAGAACGCGGCCGGGACATCGGCCGGGTTGACCGGGTTCTTCGGGTACTTCTTCGGGACGGCTATCCTGGCGAACGTGGTGATGGGATACGTGGCGGAAAGTTCGTTCGGGTGGGACGGGACGTTCGTGCTGTTGCTTATCGCTTGTGCCTTGTCGATCGTTTTCGTCGGCTTTACTTACAAGGAGGAACAATACCTTGTGCAAAATAGAAAATAA
- a CDS encoding helix-turn-helix domain-containing protein has product MSFSERLQKVMDEQGYTKYKVAKALHMSATTISNYLKNKTKPDTTKLEVMSRLLGVNRRWLLTGEGDKYRKGDTATAETSRDFLCGITTNSRFAIL; this is encoded by the coding sequence ATGTCATTTTCAGAAAGATTACAAAAGGTAATGGACGAGCAGGGGTATACAAAATATAAAGTAGCGAAAGCCTTACATATGTCAGCAACAACGATTTCCAACTACTTGAAAAATAAAACAAAACCCGACACTACAAAGTTGGAAGTGATGAGTCGTTTGTTGGGAGTAAATCGAAGATGGCTTTTAACAGGTGAAGGCGACAAATATCGTAAGGGAGATACAGCAACGGCGGAAACTTCTAGAGATTTTCTGTGCGGGATAACGACGAACTCACGGTTCGCCATCTTGTAG
- the glpC gene encoding anaerobic glycerol-3-phosphate dehydrogenase subunit GlpC, which yields MNLQQHNISDNNFEQCIKCTICTVYCPVAAVNPNYPGPKQAGPDGERLRLKKFNFYDESLKYCINCKRCEVACPSNVKIGDIIQAARIKYSKKQPKLRDYILANTDLVGTLSTPFAPIVNTTLGLKPVKAILDGVMKIDHRRTFPKYAFGTFESWYKKVAEKQAAYPSQVSYFHGCYVNYNNPQLGKDLIKVMNAFSIGVQLLEKEKCCGVALISNGLIKQAQKQARTNINSIRKSVLEKKMPVIATSSTCTFTIRDEYPHLLDIDNADVREDVELATRYIYRLLSQKKTKLNFKTGQKIKVAYHTPCHMEKLGWAYYSIELLKLIPNIELTILDSQCCGIAGTYGFKKENYKTSQDIGEPLFKQIEALDIDYVVTDCETCKWQIEMSTSKRCEHPISILANALE from the coding sequence ATGAATCTCCAACAACATAATATCAGCGACAACAATTTTGAACAATGTATCAAATGTACGATCTGTACCGTTTATTGTCCTGTAGCAGCAGTAAATCCCAATTATCCGGGTCCCAAACAAGCAGGCCCCGATGGAGAACGCCTACGGTTGAAAAAATTCAACTTCTATGATGAATCCTTGAAATATTGTATTAACTGTAAAAGATGTGAAGTTGCTTGTCCTTCGAACGTGAAAATCGGAGACATTATCCAAGCAGCTCGAATTAAATATAGCAAAAAACAACCGAAACTCCGAGACTATATTCTAGCCAATACAGATCTTGTCGGAACGTTATCCACTCCGTTTGCCCCGATCGTGAATACAACTTTGGGCCTAAAGCCGGTGAAGGCAATTTTGGATGGGGTTATGAAAATCGACCATCGACGCACGTTCCCCAAATACGCTTTCGGCACTTTCGAAAGTTGGTATAAAAAAGTCGCAGAGAAACAAGCCGCCTATCCAAGCCAAGTAAGCTATTTCCATGGGTGTTACGTGAATTACAACAATCCTCAGCTGGGAAAAGATTTAATTAAGGTCATGAATGCTTTTAGCATCGGGGTGCAACTTTTAGAAAAAGAAAAGTGCTGTGGGGTCGCCTTGATTTCCAACGGATTGATCAAACAAGCGCAAAAACAGGCTCGTACGAATATAAATTCGATTCGAAAGTCCGTGTTGGAGAAAAAAATGCCCGTGATAGCAACGTCTTCAACCTGCACGTTTACGATTCGAGACGAGTATCCTCACTTGTTGGATATTGATAACGCTGATGTTCGTGAAGACGTGGAGTTGGCTACCCGGTATATCTATCGTTTATTAAGCCAAAAGAAAACAAAATTGAATTTCAAAACAGGGCAGAAAATCAAGGTCGCCTACCACACGCCCTGCCACATGGAAAAACTGGGATGGGCTTACTATTCTATCGAGTTGTTGAAATTAATCCCGAATATCGAATTAACCATATTAGATTCGCAATGTTGCGGTATTGCGGGAACCTACGGTTTCAAAAAAGAGAATTATAAAACCTCTCAAGACATAGGAGAACCTTTATTCAAGCAAATAGAAGCGCTTGACATTGATTACGTGGTTACCGATTGCGAAACATGCAAATGGCAAATCGAAATGTCCACCTCTAAACGTTGTGAACATCCTATATCAATATTAGCCAATGCATTAGAGTGA